From Vicingus serpentipes, the proteins below share one genomic window:
- a CDS encoding DUF4476 domain-containing protein: MKKLSLIFIAIFGVITIISAHGYNGSNNYNSGLNLKLWNHHAFTVVFDNHTFAKSNQFNLANITPGVHNIQVITLTPNKFGNGGLRRVLYSGTIKIPKNAEVKAVVTKNRRLDLRIVKNNNVHSNGNHYNQGHQASCGFDNGYNCSCDNFDDYGHSSNYDNDFNPFFQNSPMVMSEPSFNNLLRLVNNTSFDATKLIVVKQALRDNYFTTEQISMLMNQFSFDSHKLALAKIAYEKTVDKQNYFLVNEQFTFSSSVENLNSFLLQYA, translated from the coding sequence ATGAAAAAGCTAAGTTTAATATTTATCGCAATTTTTGGCGTAATTACTATTATAAGTGCTCATGGTTATAATGGAAGTAATAATTACAATTCTGGTTTAAATTTAAAATTATGGAATCATCACGCTTTCACTGTAGTTTTTGATAACCATACTTTTGCTAAATCGAACCAATTTAACTTAGCAAATATCACACCAGGAGTTCATAATATTCAAGTAATAACTTTAACTCCAAATAAATTTGGAAATGGTGGGTTGAGAAGAGTTCTTTACAGTGGAACAATTAAAATTCCTAAGAATGCAGAAGTTAAAGCTGTTGTTACTAAAAACAGAAGACTTGATTTAAGGATTGTGAAAAATAACAATGTTCATTCAAATGGGAATCATTATAATCAAGGACATCAAGCTTCTTGTGGGTTTGATAATGGCTACAACTGTAGTTGTGATAATTTTGATGACTATGGTCATTCTAGTAATTATGATAATGATTTTAATCCATTTTTTCAAAATTCACCAATGGTAATGTCTGAGCCTAGTTTTAATAATCTTTTAAGACTTGTTAATAATACAAGTTTTGATGCGACAAAATTAATAGTTGTTAAACAAGCTCTAAGAGATAATTATTTTACTACAGAGCAAATTTCAATGCTAATGAATCAGTTTAGTTTTGATTCTCATAAATTAGCTCTAGCTAAAATTGCTTATGAAAAAACGGTAGATAAGCAGAATTATTTCTTAGTTAATGAACAATTTACTTTTAGTAGTTCAGTAGAGAATTTAAATAGTTTTTTATTACAATACGCATAA
- a CDS encoding S41 family peptidase has translation MKYLPILSLFIISILNSNSANAQYGTDGGRKFDALLQYINYAYVDTTDENKLVEDAIVNVLKELDPHSVYIPSEELKKMNEPLVGNFEGIGIQFNILKDTLIVVSPIAGGPSEKVGIIAGDKIITVDGIGIAGIGLKNSDVQDKLRGKKGTKVNVGIQRRMNKELLDFTITRDEIPIFSVDASYMATPEIGYIKINRFAKNTDEEFKEGLKKLQAQKMKHLIIDLSGNGGGYLKTAIQLADEVLDDKKLIVFTEGSKSPKQEYYTSTTGGFEKGKLVILIDEGSASASEIVTGAVQDYDRGLVIGRRSFGKGLVQKPFSLTDGSAVRLTVARYFTPSGRCIQRSYEDGKDEYYNELARRYEHGELMNEDSISFPDSLKYQTINSKRTVYGGGGIMPDIFIPIDTSMYSDFFGKVNRKGLFNEFTLLYMDNNRTRLEEKFKSVEDFSSNFNTEEELFNDFIVYAEKNEVEPKEDQVNTSKTLILTRLKGLVARNLWGTSAYYQIANSLNNSYLKAIEEINSDSFKKEKLVYN, from the coding sequence ATGAAATACCTACCTATATTAAGTTTATTTATAATTTCTATCTTAAACTCCAATTCAGCTAATGCCCAGTATGGAACAGATGGCGGCCGAAAGTTTGATGCATTACTTCAATATATAAATTATGCTTATGTTGATACAACTGATGAAAACAAATTAGTTGAAGATGCTATTGTTAATGTTTTAAAAGAATTAGACCCTCATTCTGTTTATATCCCCTCAGAAGAGTTAAAAAAAATGAATGAGCCTTTAGTTGGTAATTTCGAAGGTATTGGTATTCAATTCAATATATTAAAAGATACTTTAATTGTTGTGTCCCCAATAGCTGGAGGTCCATCAGAAAAAGTTGGAATTATAGCTGGAGATAAAATTATTACTGTTGATGGAATTGGTATAGCAGGAATTGGATTAAAAAATAGTGATGTTCAAGATAAACTGAGAGGTAAAAAAGGAACAAAAGTTAACGTAGGTATTCAAAGAAGAATGAATAAAGAATTATTAGACTTTACTATTACTAGGGATGAAATTCCGATTTTTAGTGTCGATGCCTCATACATGGCAACTCCAGAGATAGGCTATATAAAAATAAATCGTTTTGCTAAAAATACAGACGAAGAATTTAAAGAAGGCTTAAAAAAACTTCAGGCTCAAAAAATGAAACACTTAATTATTGATTTAAGTGGAAATGGTGGTGGCTACTTAAAAACCGCAATTCAACTTGCTGATGAAGTTTTGGATGATAAAAAATTAATTGTTTTTACAGAAGGCTCTAAAAGTCCAAAGCAAGAATACTATACATCAACTACTGGAGGTTTTGAAAAAGGTAAATTAGTTATCTTAATTGACGAAGGCTCTGCTTCGGCTTCAGAAATTGTAACTGGTGCAGTTCAAGATTACGATAGAGGATTAGTAATTGGAAGAAGATCTTTTGGAAAAGGATTAGTGCAAAAACCTTTCAGCTTAACTGATGGATCAGCAGTTCGATTAACTGTAGCTCGATATTTTACTCCATCAGGAAGATGTATTCAACGATCGTATGAAGATGGAAAAGATGAATACTACAATGAACTAGCAAGACGATACGAACATGGAGAGTTAATGAACGAAGACAGCATCAGTTTTCCTGACTCATTAAAATATCAAACTATAAATAGTAAACGAACTGTTTATGGTGGCGGTGGTATTATGCCTGATATTTTTATTCCTATTGATACAAGTATGTATTCCGATTTTTTTGGAAAAGTAAATCGTAAAGGTTTATTTAATGAGTTTACCTTATTATATATGGACAACAATAGAACTCGATTAGAAGAAAAATTCAAATCTGTTGAAGATTTCTCTTCAAATTTTAATACTGAAGAAGAATTATTTAATGACTTTATTGTTTACGCAGAAAAAAATGAAGTTGAGCCTAAAGAAGATCAAGTTAATACTTCAAAAACATTAATTTTGACACGTTTAAAAGGATTGGTTGCAAGAAATTTATGGGGAACTTCAGCCTATTATCAAATTGCAAATAGTTTAAATAACTCATATTTAAAAGCTATTGAAGAAATAAATAGTGATTCTTTTAAAAAGGAAAAATTAGTTTACAATTAA
- a CDS encoding DUF1573 domain-containing protein, whose product MKENIKIALLGIIALTLVIDTFIMDHDSSNESTGKTSSNIVASPTPTNSIMPEKVITPPTPNRPTTSINFAESSHSFGEIMQDSKNTFVFKFTNTGNEPLVIENASGSCGCTVPTYPKEPIAPGETGEIEVVYSPGKQQGEQNKTVSITANTEPNVTTLNISATVKTP is encoded by the coding sequence ATGAAAGAGAACATTAAAATTGCACTGCTAGGAATTATTGCTTTAACACTTGTTATTGACACTTTTATTATGGATCATGATTCCTCAAACGAATCAACAGGTAAAACTTCTAGTAATATAGTTGCTTCACCAACACCTACCAACAGTATAATGCCTGAAAAAGTAATTACTCCTCCTACTCCAAACAGACCTACAACAAGTATTAATTTTGCAGAATCTAGCCATAGCTTTGGTGAAATTATGCAAGACTCTAAAAACACTTTCGTTTTTAAATTTACAAATACTGGAAACGAACCTTTAGTAATTGAGAATGCTTCTGGATCATGTGGATGTACAGTACCAACATACCCTAAAGAACCTATTGCTCCAGGTGAAACAGGAGAGATTGAAGTAGTTTATAGTCCTGGAAAACAGCAAGGAGAACAAAACAAAACAGTTTCTATAACTGCAAATACAGAACCTAATGTTACAACATTAAATATTTCTGCAACAGTTAAAACACCTTAA
- a CDS encoding phosphohexomutase domain-containing protein — MAQIKFGTDGWRAIIAKDYTVDNVARVALATATWLKHNFKKPSVVIGHDCRFAGEMFAETTAKVLANAGIKVYIAKDFVTTPMVSLGTLRQKASLGVVITASHNPPSYNGFKLKGSFGGPLLPKEIQEVEDLIPEENNINLEILNFEKFIENGIIEYIDLETMYVEHVEANFDMNAIRNSDMNFAYDAMYGAGQNVMRRLLPEIDFLHCDYNPGFEGVAPEPIHRNLMEFSEMIKLAEGQINCGLATDGDADRIGLYDSNGEFVDSHHIILLLIKYLVEEKKMTGKVVNAFSVTPKVKKMCDHYGLDYQVTQIGFKYIAGVMVNEDVLLGGEESGGIAVKGHIPERDGIWMGLIIWEYMVKSGKTLEELIEEMYQIVGGFKFERIDLKLKEADKLRIMENCKNDVYKAFGDLKVNEVQTIDGFKYFFDNDEWVMIRPSGTEPVLRTYAEAATTEAAFKILEKTHATINKA, encoded by the coding sequence GTTGGAGAGCAATAATTGCTAAAGATTATACAGTAGATAATGTAGCGAGAGTAGCTTTAGCAACAGCCACTTGGTTAAAACATAATTTTAAAAAACCATCAGTGGTTATTGGTCATGATTGTCGTTTTGCTGGCGAAATGTTTGCTGAAACAACAGCTAAAGTTTTGGCTAATGCAGGTATAAAAGTATACATCGCTAAAGATTTTGTGACTACTCCAATGGTAAGTTTAGGTACATTAAGACAAAAAGCTTCATTAGGAGTTGTGATAACTGCTTCTCACAATCCTCCTTCTTATAATGGATTTAAACTTAAAGGTAGCTTTGGCGGACCATTATTACCAAAAGAAATTCAAGAAGTTGAAGATTTAATTCCAGAAGAAAATAACATTAATTTAGAGATACTAAATTTTGAAAAGTTTATCGAGAATGGAATTATCGAATATATTGATTTAGAAACGATGTATGTGGAACATGTTGAAGCCAACTTCGACATGAATGCTATTCGTAATTCAGATATGAATTTTGCATACGATGCAATGTATGGAGCAGGTCAGAATGTAATGCGTAGATTATTGCCTGAAATCGATTTTTTACATTGTGATTACAATCCTGGTTTTGAAGGTGTAGCTCCTGAGCCAATCCATAGAAACTTAATGGAGTTTTCTGAAATGATTAAGTTGGCTGAAGGTCAAATCAATTGTGGATTAGCTACAGATGGTGATGCAGATAGAATTGGACTTTATGATAGTAATGGTGAATTTGTTGATTCTCACCATATTATTTTGTTACTTATAAAATATTTAGTTGAAGAAAAGAAAATGACTGGGAAGGTTGTTAATGCTTTTTCTGTTACACCTAAGGTTAAAAAGATGTGTGACCATTATGGCTTAGATTACCAAGTAACACAAATAGGATTTAAATATATTGCCGGAGTTATGGTAAATGAAGATGTCTTGTTGGGAGGGGAAGAGTCTGGAGGTATCGCTGTAAAAGGACATATTCCTGAGCGTGATGGAATATGGATGGGCTTAATTATATGGGAATATATGGTTAAATCTGGTAAAACATTAGAAGAATTAATTGAAGAAATGTATCAAATTGTAGGTGGTTTTAAGTTTGAAAGAATTGATTTAAAACTAAAAGAAGCTGATAAACTTCGCATTATGGAAAACTGTAAAAATGATGTTTATAAAGCGTTTGGAGATTTAAAAGTAAATGAAGTTCAGACTATTGATGGCTTTAAATATTTCTTTGATAACGATGAGTGGGTAATGATTCGTCCATCGGGAACAGAACCAGTATTAAGAACTTATGCAGAAGCTGCAACAACAGAAGCTGCTTTTAAAATATTAGAAAAGACACATGCAACTATAAATAAAGCATAG